From a single Spongiibacter taiwanensis genomic region:
- a CDS encoding cytochrome C assembly family protein has protein sequence MNVYLSIAAIVLYGLAGGLQIRQIKSSSGEMLPALLAFGAVSAHAVAAITAIYTDIGIDLGLPQSLSLISWVICLITLLASFRRPVHSLLIAVYPLAALALLAELTLPPNHDILSHVGTGVFVHIISSILSYSVLSVAAALAIVLAIQDKRLKQHKLLGLSNLLPPLQTIEEMLFEFIWAGFALLTVAIASGALYVEDLLAQHLVHKTVFSVVAWALFAILLWGRATLGWRGRTAIRWTLWAFAFLMLAYIGTQVVLQWILN, from the coding sequence ATGAATGTATATTTGAGCATCGCCGCCATTGTGCTTTACGGTCTGGCCGGTGGCTTACAAATTCGCCAGATCAAATCCAGCAGCGGCGAAATGCTCCCCGCGCTGTTGGCGTTTGGCGCGGTCAGCGCCCATGCCGTGGCTGCCATTACCGCAATCTACACCGATATCGGCATAGACCTGGGCCTGCCCCAAAGCCTTTCATTAATCAGCTGGGTGATTTGTCTGATCACCCTGCTCGCCAGTTTTCGGCGTCCGGTTCACAGCCTGCTGATTGCGGTCTACCCGCTAGCGGCCCTCGCGCTCCTGGCCGAACTCACCTTGCCGCCCAACCACGACATTCTCAGCCATGTCGGCACTGGCGTTTTTGTTCATATTATCTCGTCCATTCTTTCCTACAGCGTGCTGTCAGTGGCGGCGGCGCTCGCCATTGTGCTGGCGATCCAGGACAAGCGCCTGAAACAGCACAAGCTGCTGGGCCTTTCCAACCTCCTGCCGCCACTCCAGACCATCGAGGAGATGCTGTTTGAGTTTATTTGGGCTGGCTTTGCCCTGCTCACCGTGGCCATTGCCAGCGGCGCGTTATATGTGGAAGACCTCCTCGCCCAGCACCTGGTCCACAAAACTGTGTTCTCAGTGGTGGCCTGGGCTCTGTTTGCCATTTTACTCTGGGGCCGGGCAACGCTGGGCTGGCGCGGACGCACCGCCATTCGCTGGACGCTATGGGCATTTGCCTTTCTGATGCTGGCCTATATTGGCACCCAGGTGGTGCTGCAGTGGATTTTGAATTAG
- a CDS encoding HlyC/CorC family transporter, producing MNEAPLGLLFGVLAALIVLSAFFSGSETGMMSLNRYRLRHKAKSGHSGARRAAKLLEQPDSLISTILIGNNLVNNLAAAIATVLAIRLYGDNAVVPASILLTLAFLIFAEIIPKTIAAYKSELVAYAVSHILLPLRKLLSPVIWLVSHITHFVLRLTGVEKGDGSDHIGVEELRTIVGDAGHLIPKHHKGMLLNILDLEQITVEDIMIPRNEVFGIDIEADTETIIEKLRTAEFTRIPVYKGDIDNIVGILHQRDIINSVNKQGQVQRDALLGSLRSPYFIPEGTPLNTQLFNFQQKKRRMGIVVDEYGVMQGIVTLEDLLEEIVGEFTSNLSGETDDITHQQDGSFVIDGTTTIRDINKSLKWELPTDGPKTLNGLLLERLESFPEASVGVKFDRYRFEIIEVKGNLIQKVRAFSARG from the coding sequence TTGAACGAAGCACCGCTGGGTCTTCTTTTCGGCGTCTTGGCTGCGCTGATCGTTTTGTCGGCGTTTTTTTCTGGTTCCGAAACCGGAATGATGTCCCTGAATCGCTACCGTCTTCGCCACAAAGCAAAGTCTGGTCACAGTGGCGCCCGCCGGGCGGCCAAACTGCTGGAGCAGCCAGACAGCCTGATCAGCACCATTCTGATTGGCAATAACCTCGTCAACAACCTGGCAGCCGCCATTGCCACCGTACTGGCGATTCGACTTTACGGCGACAACGCCGTGGTGCCCGCCTCGATTTTGCTAACCCTCGCATTTCTGATCTTCGCAGAAATTATTCCCAAGACAATTGCCGCCTATAAGTCCGAGCTAGTGGCCTACGCGGTAAGCCATATTCTGCTGCCACTGCGCAAACTCCTGTCACCCGTCATCTGGCTGGTCAGCCACATTACCCATTTTGTTCTGCGCCTGACCGGTGTGGAGAAAGGTGATGGCAGCGACCATATCGGCGTTGAAGAGCTGCGCACCATTGTAGGCGATGCCGGCCATCTGATTCCCAAGCACCACAAGGGCATGCTGCTGAACATCCTCGACCTTGAGCAGATCACAGTGGAAGACATCATGATCCCCCGCAATGAGGTCTTCGGCATCGATATTGAGGCAGACACCGAAACCATCATTGAGAAGTTGCGCACCGCTGAATTCACCCGCATCCCCGTTTATAAAGGCGATATCGACAACATTGTCGGCATCCTCCACCAGCGCGACATTATCAACAGCGTCAACAAACAGGGCCAGGTACAGCGGGATGCCCTGCTCGGCTCGCTGCGCAGCCCCTACTTTATCCCCGAGGGTACCCCGCTCAACACGCAGCTGTTTAATTTCCAGCAGAAAAAACGCCGCATGGGCATCGTGGTAGACGAATATGGCGTGATGCAAGGCATTGTCACCCTGGAAGATCTGCTTGAGGAAATCGTCGGCGAGTTCACTTCAAACCTAAGCGGTGAAACCGATGACATTACCCACCAGCAGGATGGCAGCTTCGTGATTGACGGCACTACTACCATCCGGGATATCAACAAATCGTTGAAGTGGGAATTGCCCACAGACGGGCCAAAGACCTTGAATGGTCTGCTATTGGAGCGCCTCGAGTCCTTTCCCGAGGCCTCGGTGGGGGTGAAATTTGATCGCTATCGTTTTGAAATTATCGAGGTCAAAGGCAACCTGATTCAGAAGGTTCGCGCGTTTTCTGCCAGAGGCTGA
- a CDS encoding DUF1289 domain-containing protein, translating to MKDQVEKPVASPCVSVCALDDEDVCTGCFRDLDEIARWSTLDNPARREVLLRCQQRRKARFGDFGLG from the coding sequence ATGAAAGACCAGGTAGAGAAGCCCGTCGCGTCGCCTTGTGTGTCAGTGTGCGCCCTCGACGACGAGGACGTGTGCACGGGGTGTTTCAGGGATCTGGACGAAATCGCCCGCTGGTCAACTCTCGATAATCCAGCCCGCCGGGAAGTGCTGCTCCGTTGTCAGCAACGTCGCAAGGCCCGGTTTGGTGATTTTGGCTTGGGGTGA
- a CDS encoding gamma carbonic anhydrase family protein, translating into MLYQLDDTKVRLEGEGHFVAESAAVIGNVTLCEDVSVWFNVVIRADNEPMHIGARSNIQDGSVLHSDEGFPLTIGEDVTVGHKAMIHGCTIGDGSLIGINAVVLNGAKIGKGCLIGAGALVTEGMEVPDGSLVLGAPGKVRRQLSEAQREGLLASAAHYVENGHRYLRGLKPQEG; encoded by the coding sequence ATGTTATATCAACTGGATGACACCAAGGTACGCCTTGAGGGCGAGGGCCACTTTGTGGCAGAGAGCGCTGCAGTGATTGGTAATGTGACCCTGTGCGAGGACGTTAGCGTCTGGTTCAATGTGGTGATTCGCGCTGACAACGAGCCCATGCACATTGGCGCGCGCAGCAATATTCAGGATGGCTCCGTGCTGCACAGCGATGAAGGGTTCCCGCTGACCATCGGTGAGGATGTCACCGTAGGGCACAAGGCCATGATCCACGGCTGCACCATTGGTGATGGCAGCCTGATTGGCATCAATGCAGTGGTGCTCAATGGCGCAAAAATTGGCAAGGGCTGCTTGATTGGCGCTGGTGCGCTGGTGACGGAGGGCATGGAGGTGCCTGATGGCTCTCTGGTGCTGGGCGCCCCCGGCAAGGTTCGTCGTCAGCTTAGCGAGGCGCAACGTGAAGGCCTGCTGGCATCAGCCGCCCATTATGTTGAAAATGGCCACCGCTACCTTCGCGGGCTGAAACCCCAAGAAGGTTGA
- a CDS encoding Nif3-like dinuclear metal center hexameric protein has product MYKLVVFVPETHGEAVKEAIFAAGAGRQGNYEACCWQSAGTGQFRPMAGSQPFIGSHGALERVAELRVETLCSAEVMGPVLAALREAHPYEEPAFDIIALVDPNEFESR; this is encoded by the coding sequence ATGTATAAGTTGGTCGTGTTTGTGCCCGAAACGCACGGGGAGGCAGTAAAAGAAGCCATCTTTGCCGCCGGTGCGGGGCGTCAGGGAAATTATGAGGCTTGTTGTTGGCAGAGTGCTGGCACTGGACAATTTCGGCCGATGGCCGGCAGCCAGCCCTTTATCGGCAGTCACGGAGCGCTGGAGCGGGTCGCTGAGCTACGGGTCGAAACCCTGTGTTCGGCTGAGGTGATGGGGCCGGTGTTGGCGGCACTTCGCGAGGCTCACCCCTATGAAGAGCCGGCCTTCGATATTATCGCACTAGTGGACCCCAACGAATTCGAGAGTAGGTAA
- the tgt gene encoding tRNA guanosine(34) transglycosylase Tgt, with protein sequence MQFECSAQDGYARRGKLQFPRGEVQTPAFMPVGTYGTVKGMLPRDIEDIGAQIILGNTFHLMLRPGTEVVEGHGDLHDFIGWKGPILTDSGGFQVWSLGKLRKISEEGVSFQSPVDGSKVYLDPERSMEVQRKLGSDIVMIFDECTPYPATEKEAQVSMELSLRWAARSKAAHEGNDAALFGIIQGGMYPTLRSQSLQGLTEIGFDGYAIGGLSVGEPKDEMLKVLDGLADDLPVDRPRYLMGVGTPADILEAVMRGVDMFDCVMPTRNARNGHLFTSTGVIKIRNAVHRHSDQPLDASCDCYTCQNFSRGYLHHLDRCKEMLGAQLNTIHNLRFYQNHMAGIREAIEQQRLSAFAAEFYAAQIPR encoded by the coding sequence ATGCAATTTGAATGCAGTGCTCAAGACGGTTATGCCCGCCGGGGCAAGCTGCAATTTCCCCGGGGAGAGGTGCAAACCCCGGCCTTTATGCCCGTGGGTACCTACGGCACCGTCAAGGGCATGCTGCCTCGGGATATCGAGGATATTGGCGCCCAAATCATTCTTGGCAACACTTTCCATCTGATGTTGCGGCCGGGCACTGAGGTGGTTGAAGGCCACGGTGATCTGCACGATTTTATTGGTTGGAAAGGGCCGATTCTCACCGACTCCGGCGGCTTTCAAGTGTGGAGCCTGGGTAAGTTGCGCAAAATCAGCGAGGAGGGCGTCTCCTTCCAGTCTCCGGTTGATGGTTCCAAAGTGTACCTGGATCCGGAGCGCTCAATGGAGGTTCAGCGCAAGCTGGGTTCTGATATTGTCATGATCTTCGATGAGTGCACCCCGTACCCGGCCACTGAGAAAGAAGCGCAGGTGTCAATGGAGCTGTCCCTGCGCTGGGCGGCCCGCAGCAAGGCAGCCCACGAAGGCAATGATGCAGCGTTGTTCGGCATTATTCAGGGCGGGATGTATCCAACCCTGCGCAGCCAATCGTTGCAGGGTTTGACCGAGATTGGCTTTGATGGCTATGCCATTGGCGGGCTGTCGGTCGGTGAGCCCAAGGATGAGATGCTAAAAGTGCTGGATGGGCTCGCCGATGATTTGCCGGTGGATCGCCCGCGCTACCTGATGGGGGTTGGCACACCCGCGGATATTCTGGAAGCGGTGATGCGTGGTGTGGATATGTTCGACTGCGTGATGCCCACCCGCAATGCCCGCAATGGCCATCTGTTTACCTCCACCGGCGTCATCAAAATTCGCAATGCCGTGCACCGCCATAGCGACCAACCGCTGGATGCGAGCTGCGATTGCTATACCTGCCAGAATTTTAGTCGCGGTTATCTGCACCACCTGGATCGTTGCAAGGAAATGTTGGGTGCGCAGCTCAATACCATCCACAATCTGCGCTTCTATCAAAATCATATGGCAGGGATTCGCGAGGCCATTGAGCAGCAGCGTCTGTCTGCTTTCGCCGCGGAATTTTACGCGGCGCAGATTCCTCGCTAA
- the queA gene encoding tRNA preQ1(34) S-adenosylmethionine ribosyltransferase-isomerase QueA has translation MHRSDFYFDLPPELIADRPAAARDGSRLLVLDEMGRVAHHRFPALLDYLREGDLLVFNNTRVIPARVFACKDTGGRVEIMLERVVSDREALVQMRVSKPPKAGALLSLCANAEAAPGDETLRVLGRDGAMFRLASERPLLEVLAAWGHMPLPPYIERADTEEDQQRYQTVYASRDGAVAAPTAGLHFTDELIAACKGKGVDTGFVTLHVGAGTFQPVRCDDIRDHQMHSEWLEVSEELVSQVKACRARGGRVVAVGTTSVRSLETASQSGEISPFAGDSQIFIYPGYEFRSVDAMVTNFHLPESTLIMLVSAFCGRERILAAYQQAIAERYRFFSYGDAMLLFPRVPEEGDTP, from the coding sequence ATGCATCGCAGCGACTTTTATTTTGATTTGCCCCCGGAGTTAATTGCCGATCGGCCAGCAGCGGCCCGGGATGGCAGCCGGTTGTTAGTGCTCGACGAGATGGGCCGCGTTGCGCATCACCGCTTCCCCGCGCTACTGGATTACCTGCGCGAAGGCGATTTGCTTGTCTTTAACAATACTCGCGTCATTCCTGCCCGCGTTTTCGCCTGTAAAGACACTGGCGGCCGCGTCGAAATCATGTTGGAGCGGGTTGTGAGTGACCGCGAGGCCCTGGTCCAGATGCGGGTGAGTAAACCGCCCAAGGCGGGGGCGTTGTTGTCGTTGTGTGCCAATGCCGAGGCGGCGCCTGGTGACGAGACCCTGCGGGTGTTGGGTCGCGACGGGGCAATGTTCAGGCTGGCCAGTGAACGGCCGCTGTTGGAGGTATTAGCGGCGTGGGGGCATATGCCACTGCCGCCCTACATCGAGCGCGCTGACACCGAGGAAGATCAGCAGCGATACCAGACCGTCTATGCCAGTCGCGATGGCGCCGTGGCGGCGCCCACTGCCGGTCTGCACTTCACTGATGAATTGATTGCCGCCTGCAAAGGCAAGGGTGTTGATACGGGATTTGTTACTCTGCATGTCGGTGCCGGGACCTTTCAGCCGGTGCGTTGCGACGACATTCGCGACCATCAGATGCACTCAGAATGGTTGGAGGTCAGTGAGGAGCTGGTCTCCCAAGTCAAGGCCTGTCGGGCCCGGGGTGGCCGGGTGGTTGCAGTGGGCACCACCAGTGTGCGCAGCCTGGAAACGGCCTCCCAGTCCGGTGAAATCAGCCCCTTTGCTGGCGACAGTCAGATATTTATCTATCCCGGCTACGAATTCCGCAGTGTGGACGCCATGGTTACCAACTTCCACCTGCCCGAATCCACGCTGATTATGCTGGTCTCGGCGTTTTGCGGGCGCGAGCGTATTCTGGCCGCCTATCAGCAGGCGATTGCCGAGCGCTACCGCTTCTTTAGCTATGGTGATGCCATGCTGTTATTTCCCCGTGTTCCCGAGGAGGGCGATACCCCATGA
- a CDS encoding TonB-dependent receptor, giving the protein MTKRTLLTTTLTLSLLPSLAALAGDDSKPEHTSVVGSRIAKDVAEQSLSLSLISADDIATVGHTHINELLNRVPGVWISRGNGQEHLTAIRSSVLTGPGSCGAFYLAEDGIPLRAPGFCNVNALFDVNSEQAQRVEVLRGPGTAVHGSNALNGVINVISAAPSKENDTWLSLEAGPHEYGRIKFSQSDTVGKHGYRLSLQGNHDGGYKDNSGFEQQKLNLRHDYAGETWDIQSMLATTNLDQETAGYVIGKDAYKNDNLKKRNPNPDAFRNSRSLRYYSRFQREGLNDSRFVVTPYLRVTDMEFLQHFLPGTPLEENGERTVGVQTAFYHSPSEDVTLFNGFDMELTQAYLEQTQGGPSVGDSPSGKHYDYEVDGRYFAWFIGGDWQASENTLINFGTRYDIQFYDYDNQMISGNTDDQGAPCLVAPCRYARPDDEEQRFRNWSYHLGLVHTLTDHTSLIANANQGFRAPQASELYRLQSTQLSTNLDEESMATLEWGFRGTWPSFSYQLVAFWMQKEDVIIRDDQRRNRNGGQTEHRGLELELDWDITPSLNWAVQASYAAHQYGNDVVGNEGDDLDTAPRQLLSSQLTWQPFASSRIELEWVFQDEYYLDSANQHRYPGHSLLHLRWRQQLSQSLYAAVRVSNLTDEDYAERADFAFGNYQYFIGEPRAVYLELGLRL; this is encoded by the coding sequence ATGACAAAGCGGACACTCCTAACGACAACCCTCACCTTGAGTTTGCTACCCAGTTTGGCAGCGCTGGCTGGGGACGATAGCAAACCCGAGCACACCTCAGTAGTCGGAAGCCGCATTGCTAAAGACGTTGCTGAGCAAAGTCTGTCGCTCAGCCTGATCAGTGCAGATGACATCGCCACGGTGGGCCATACCCATATCAACGAGCTTCTAAACCGGGTTCCCGGTGTATGGATCAGCCGCGGCAACGGTCAGGAACACCTTACGGCGATCCGATCATCAGTGCTCACCGGACCCGGTAGCTGTGGCGCATTTTATCTGGCTGAGGATGGCATCCCCCTGCGCGCGCCCGGCTTTTGTAATGTTAACGCCCTGTTTGATGTTAACAGCGAGCAGGCACAGCGCGTTGAAGTGCTCCGCGGGCCCGGCACCGCCGTGCATGGCAGCAATGCCCTTAACGGTGTGATTAATGTGATCAGCGCGGCGCCGAGTAAAGAGAATGACACCTGGCTCAGCCTGGAAGCCGGCCCCCACGAGTATGGCCGCATTAAATTCAGCCAGAGTGATACCGTCGGCAAACACGGCTACCGCCTGAGCCTGCAGGGCAATCACGATGGTGGTTACAAGGACAACTCCGGCTTTGAACAGCAAAAGCTCAATCTGCGTCACGATTATGCGGGTGAGACCTGGGACATCCAGTCCATGCTGGCCACCACCAACCTGGACCAGGAGACCGCCGGCTACGTTATTGGCAAAGATGCCTATAAAAATGACAACCTTAAAAAGCGCAATCCCAACCCGGACGCCTTTCGCAACAGTCGCAGCCTGCGTTATTACAGCCGCTTTCAACGCGAAGGTCTGAACGACAGCCGCTTTGTAGTGACCCCCTACCTGCGGGTCACCGATATGGAATTTCTCCAGCACTTTTTGCCGGGCACACCGCTTGAGGAAAACGGCGAACGAACGGTGGGCGTCCAAACGGCGTTCTATCACTCACCGAGCGAAGACGTGACGCTGTTTAATGGCTTTGATATGGAGCTGACCCAGGCCTATCTGGAGCAAACTCAGGGCGGCCCCAGTGTGGGTGACAGCCCTAGCGGCAAGCACTACGACTACGAGGTGGACGGTCGTTATTTTGCCTGGTTTATTGGCGGTGATTGGCAGGCCAGTGAAAATACCCTGATTAACTTCGGCACCCGCTACGACATTCAGTTTTACGACTACGATAACCAGATGATCAGTGGCAATACCGATGACCAAGGCGCCCCCTGCCTCGTTGCGCCTTGTCGCTATGCCCGCCCGGACGATGAGGAACAGCGCTTTCGTAACTGGTCCTATCACCTGGGACTGGTTCACACCCTCACCGATCACACTAGCTTGATTGCCAATGCCAACCAGGGCTTTCGCGCACCCCAGGCGAGTGAGCTGTACCGTTTGCAGTCTACCCAGCTATCCACCAATCTGGATGAAGAGTCCATGGCAACGCTGGAATGGGGTTTTCGAGGCACCTGGCCCAGTTTCAGCTACCAACTGGTCGCGTTCTGGATGCAAAAGGAAGATGTCATTATTCGCGACGACCAGCGCCGCAACCGCAACGGCGGCCAGACGGAGCATCGAGGATTGGAGCTGGAGCTTGACTGGGACATCACTCCCAGCCTGAACTGGGCGGTTCAAGCCAGCTACGCCGCTCATCAATATGGTAACGACGTGGTGGGCAATGAGGGTGATGACCTCGACACCGCACCGCGCCAGTTGCTGAGCAGCCAATTAACCTGGCAGCCCTTTGCCAGCAGCCGCATTGAGCTGGAATGGGTGTTTCAGGACGAATACTATCTGGATAGCGCCAACCAACACCGCTACCCCGGCCACAGCCTGCTCCACCTGCGCTGGCGCCAGCAGCTCAGCCAATCCCTCTATGCCGCTGTTAGAGTGAGCAACTTAACGGATGAGGATTACGCCGAGCGCGCCGATTTTGCCTTCGGTAACTATCAGTACTTTATTGGCGAGCCCCGCGCCGTCTACCTGGAGCTGGGCCTGCGACTGTAA
- a CDS encoding tryptophan--tRNA ligase — translation MSRSRVLTGITTTGTPHLGNYVGAIRPAVADSHDESIDSFFFLADYHALIKCQDPAQVHQSAREIAATWLALGLDTTKSTFYRQSDVPEVLELNWILSCVCAKGLMNRAHAYKAAVQDNEGKGEDADFGITMGLFSYPVLMAADILAFNADKVPVGRDQIQHIEMARDMAQRFNHLFGETFTLPEAVVDDNVAVLSGLDGRKMSKSYGNTIPLFLPEKKLQKHINKIKTNLLEPGEPKDPDDSTVFQIWQAFATPAETAEMRQRFADGIGWGDAKKALFALINDQIGEARQRYEEILQDGAYLDDELRKGAERARAEAAALLDKARKAVGLSRFA, via the coding sequence ATGAGCAGATCCCGGGTATTGACCGGTATTACCACCACCGGCACCCCCCACTTGGGCAACTATGTTGGCGCCATTCGTCCGGCGGTGGCCGACAGCCATGACGAAAGTATCGACAGTTTCTTTTTTCTGGCCGATTACCACGCGCTGATTAAATGCCAGGACCCCGCCCAGGTACATCAATCTGCGCGGGAAATTGCCGCGACCTGGTTGGCCCTGGGCTTGGATACCACCAAGAGCACTTTTTATCGTCAGTCGGACGTGCCAGAGGTGCTCGAACTCAACTGGATCTTGAGCTGCGTGTGCGCCAAGGGCCTGATGAACCGCGCCCATGCCTATAAGGCGGCGGTTCAGGACAACGAAGGCAAGGGCGAAGACGCCGACTTTGGTATCACGATGGGCTTGTTTAGCTACCCGGTGCTGATGGCCGCCGATATTTTGGCCTTCAACGCCGACAAGGTGCCGGTTGGCCGGGACCAGATTCAGCACATTGAAATGGCCCGGGACATGGCCCAGCGTTTCAATCATTTATTCGGTGAGACTTTCACTCTGCCCGAGGCGGTGGTCGACGATAATGTGGCTGTGCTTAGCGGCTTGGATGGTCGCAAAATGAGCAAAAGTTACGGCAATACCATTCCGCTGTTTTTGCCGGAAAAGAAGCTGCAAAAACACATCAATAAAATCAAAACCAATCTGCTTGAACCGGGTGAGCCCAAGGACCCTGACGACTCAACGGTGTTTCAGATCTGGCAGGCCTTTGCCACGCCAGCAGAAACGGCCGAGATGCGGCAACGCTTTGCTGACGGGATCGGCTGGGGTGATGCCAAGAAAGCCCTGTTCGCACTCATTAATGATCAGATCGGTGAAGCCCGGCAGCGGTACGAGGAAATTTTGCAGGATGGGGCCTATCTGGACGACGAGCTGCGCAAGGGAGCGGAGCGGGCGCGGGCGGAGGCGGCAGCGTTGCTGGATAAGGCGAGAAAGGCAGTAGGCTTAAGTCGGTTTGCGTGA
- a CDS encoding tRNA-queuosine alpha-mannosyltransferase domain-containing protein, giving the protein MKVLLLSAYHAESHRQWAEGLQRHCAGIDWTVLSLPPRHFSWRIRGNGLSWSMLEADTLRAGYDAILATSMTDLATLRGLCPELAMTPAVVYFHENQFAYPASERQHASLEPAMVNLYSALAAQKVLFNSQYNRDSMIEGCKALLSRLPDFVPTAQVLARLSAAEVLPVGIDPLEPALPRPGGRLQVIWNHRWEYDKGPEGLLAVARACDALGLVADFHVVGQRFRRQPPVFAELRTLLDSSATLGLGRWGYLEVDDYRRLLARCDIVLSTALHDFQGLSVLEAVAAGCVPLLPKRLCYPEFYPGSSLYQGDSAATEAAACAAALARFASDKAQGELKAPVVTQFYWGALAPRYEAVLMGLRR; this is encoded by the coding sequence ATGAAGGTTCTATTGCTCTCTGCCTACCACGCTGAAAGCCATCGGCAGTGGGCAGAGGGACTGCAGCGCCATTGTGCTGGTATCGACTGGACTGTGTTGTCTCTGCCACCGCGCCACTTCAGCTGGCGGATTCGCGGCAATGGACTCTCCTGGAGTATGTTGGAGGCCGATACCCTGCGGGCTGGGTATGATGCCATTCTAGCGACCTCGATGACTGACCTCGCTACCTTGCGGGGGTTGTGCCCCGAACTCGCAATGACCCCGGCAGTGGTCTACTTCCACGAAAATCAATTTGCTTACCCTGCGTCCGAGCGACAGCACGCGAGCCTGGAGCCTGCCATGGTCAATTTGTACTCGGCGTTGGCGGCGCAAAAGGTGTTGTTTAACAGCCAGTACAATCGCGATTCCATGATTGAAGGTTGCAAGGCGCTGTTGTCCCGGCTGCCGGATTTTGTCCCTACCGCTCAGGTGCTGGCGCGATTGTCTGCGGCAGAGGTACTACCGGTTGGCATCGATCCGCTGGAGCCTGCGTTGCCACGGCCCGGTGGGCGATTGCAGGTTATCTGGAATCATCGCTGGGAATACGACAAAGGCCCCGAGGGTCTGTTGGCGGTAGCGCGGGCCTGCGATGCGCTTGGTCTTGTCGCCGACTTTCACGTGGTCGGTCAGCGCTTTCGACGGCAACCCCCGGTCTTTGCTGAATTGCGCACACTGTTGGATTCGAGCGCGACGCTTGGATTGGGGCGCTGGGGATACCTGGAGGTCGACGATTATCGCCGGCTCCTGGCACGTTGCGATATTGTCCTGTCAACGGCCCTGCACGACTTCCAGGGTTTATCGGTCCTTGAGGCGGTGGCCGCAGGTTGCGTGCCGCTATTGCCCAAGCGCTTGTGCTATCCCGAGTTCTATCCCGGCAGCTCGCTCTATCAGGGCGACAGCGCTGCAACCGAGGCCGCCGCCTGCGCCGCAGCGTTGGCCCGCTTCGCCAGTGATAAAGCCCAGGGCGAGCTGAAGGCGCCTGTTGTGACCCAGTTTTACTGGGGCGCCCTTGCGCCGCGCTATGAGGCGGTGCTGATGGGGCTGCGGCGGTGA